The proteins below come from a single Geobacillus thermoleovorans genomic window:
- a CDS encoding sensor histidine kinase — MKRLRFVLKSILTVIAVMSIVSLFWTAAYFITEALYTQFAWRPHPLVRQIISSILGFLLFGMTMSAISPFLRKREKVFWQHLIDAINRIAKGDFRVNLQADWGGRNHPFAELVTRINDMAANLQAMEEMRQEFISNVSHEIGSPLTSIRGFARALKNEDLSREQRLHYLDIIETECVRLSKLSENLLRLAMLDSDHYPFHPTSYRLDTQLQTLILHCEPQWAEKELNMCVLFEKVIITADEDLLSQVWLNLIHNAIKFTPKGGTITIQLQRRGEQAIVTVSDTGPGINEHDQLRIFERFYKADKSRHRAAGGSGLGLSIAKKIVDIHHGIISVQSQPGEGATFTVELPVHGPVS, encoded by the coding sequence ATGAAACGATTGCGATTTGTGCTTAAATCCATCTTGACGGTTATCGCTGTAATGTCCATCGTCTCTCTCTTTTGGACTGCGGCATATTTCATCACAGAAGCGCTCTACACCCAATTCGCTTGGCGGCCGCACCCGCTCGTTCGTCAAATCATTTCATCGATCCTCGGCTTTTTGCTGTTCGGGATGACTATGAGCGCGATCAGTCCTTTTTTGCGAAAGCGCGAAAAAGTATTTTGGCAACACTTAATAGATGCCATTAATCGAATCGCCAAAGGCGATTTTCGAGTAAATCTCCAGGCTGACTGGGGCGGACGGAATCATCCGTTTGCCGAACTCGTGACACGCATTAACGACATGGCCGCGAATTTGCAGGCCATGGAAGAAATGCGGCAAGAATTTATTTCTAATGTGTCTCATGAGATCGGCTCTCCGCTCACATCGATCCGCGGGTTCGCCCGAGCGCTCAAAAACGAGGACCTAAGCCGTGAACAGCGGTTGCATTATCTCGACATTATTGAAACGGAGTGCGTCCGTTTGTCGAAGTTAAGTGAGAATTTGCTGCGGTTGGCGATGTTAGACTCCGATCACTACCCGTTTCATCCCACATCCTATCGCTTGGACACACAGCTGCAAACACTCATTCTTCACTGCGAGCCACAGTGGGCGGAAAAAGAATTGAACATGTGTGTCCTGTTTGAGAAAGTCATCATTACAGCCGATGAAGATTTGCTTAGCCAAGTATGGCTGAACTTGATCCATAATGCGATTAAATTTACACCGAAAGGGGGAACCATCACCATCCAGCTACAACGCCGCGGTGAACAAGCCATCGTCACCGTTTCCGATACAGGGCCAGGAATCAACGAACATGACCAGCTCCGCATTTTTGAACGATTTTATAAGGCCGATAAATCCCGCCATCGCGCCGCAGGGGGTAGCGGGCTCGGGTTGTCGATCGCCAAGAAGATTGTCGATATCCATCATGGAATCATCTCCGTGCAGAGCCAGCCGGGAGAAGGAGCGACTTTTACGGTGGAACTCCCCGTTCATGGCCCGGTTTCTTAG
- a CDS encoding response regulator transcription factor, which translates to MTRILIVDDDAHIRELVSHFLNLEGFTIHEAANGKEALDVLETVKVDLVIMDIMMPEMDGWELCRELRDYDDVPILMLTAKGETRQKVKGFELGADDYLVKPFDPLELVARVKALLKRYRIATSQIVQIGRLSLNRKTYECRLGDQEIFLPPKEFELLFKLASYPGKTFTRDELIEQIWGYDYDGDERTVDVHIKRLRERFAQPDSPFSIRTIRGLGYRLEAQS; encoded by the coding sequence ATGACACGAATTTTAATCGTCGATGATGACGCGCATATCCGCGAACTCGTCAGCCACTTTTTAAACTTAGAAGGATTTACAATCCATGAGGCGGCTAACGGAAAAGAAGCACTTGACGTATTGGAAACAGTGAAAGTGGATTTGGTCATTATGGATATTATGATGCCGGAAATGGATGGTTGGGAGCTATGTCGCGAACTGCGCGACTACGACGATGTCCCCATTTTAATGTTGACGGCCAAAGGGGAAACAAGACAGAAGGTGAAAGGATTCGAGCTCGGGGCGGACGATTATCTTGTCAAACCGTTCGACCCACTTGAGCTCGTCGCCCGGGTCAAAGCATTGCTCAAACGGTATCGAATCGCTACATCGCAAATCGTACAAATAGGCCGTTTATCGTTAAACCGCAAGACGTACGAATGCCGTTTGGGAGACCAAGAGATCTTCTTGCCGCCGAAAGAATTTGAACTGCTTTTTAAATTGGCCAGCTATCCGGGCAAAACGTTTACACGCGACGAGTTGATTGAACAGATCTGGGGCTACGATTATGATGGGGATGAACGAACAGTGGATGTGCATATCAAACGATTGCGCGAACGGTTTGCCCAACCAGATTCTCCATTTTCCATCCGCACGATTCGCGGGCTCGGCTATCGGTTGGAGGCACAGTCATGA
- the asnB gene encoding asparagine synthase (glutamine-hydrolyzing): MCGFIGCIHDRPRAIEQTWKTTLVEMNRLITHRGPDDEGYFFDDYVSFGFRRLSIIDLEAGHQPLSYENDRYWIIFNGEIYNYLELREELAAKGYSFATHSDTEVIVALYSAEKEKAVEKLRGMFAFVIWDKQEKTVFAARDPFGIKPFFYAEQGDRTFFASEKKSILLALRQESPNGDSLQHYLTFQYVPEPLTMSAGIYKLEPGHYLKKKVGKPLTIHRYWKASFEPIRQSEEELVKKIRDALFDSVNVHMRSDVPVGAFLSGGIDSSFIVAIAKQFHPHLKTFSVGFEREGFSEIDVAKETAEKLGVDNISYVISPQEYMEELPKIMWHMDDPLADPAAVPLYFVAREARKHVTVVLSGEGADELFGGYNIYREPESLRLFARMPNIVKAVLRVIAKMLPDGMKGKSFLERGTTPLEERYVGNAKIYSEKEKAALLKTYQEGREYTAVTAPFYRETLHYPPVNRMQYIDLHTWLRGDILVKADKMTMAHSLELRVPFLDKKVFEVARQIAPDMKTANGTTKYILRKAAEGIVPDHVLNRKKLGFPVPIRHWLKNEMYDWARQLINESETDHLFHKDVLYRLLDEHARHKADHSRKLWTVLAFMVWHQVYVEKKYDFAQSVQNEKRPASVLEA; this comes from the coding sequence ATGTGCGGTTTTATTGGCTGTATTCATGATCGCCCAAGAGCGATTGAGCAAACATGGAAAACAACGTTGGTGGAGATGAACCGCCTGATTACCCATCGCGGCCCCGACGATGAGGGGTATTTTTTTGATGACTACGTGAGTTTTGGTTTTCGGCGTTTGAGCATCATCGATCTGGAGGCGGGACATCAGCCGCTGTCTTATGAAAACGATCGATATTGGATCATTTTTAACGGGGAAATTTACAACTATCTTGAATTGCGGGAAGAGCTGGCGGCGAAAGGATATTCGTTTGCGACGCATTCGGATACCGAGGTGATTGTTGCCCTTTACAGCGCGGAAAAAGAAAAAGCGGTCGAAAAGCTGCGCGGGATGTTTGCGTTTGTCATTTGGGACAAGCAAGAGAAAACGGTGTTTGCGGCGCGGGATCCGTTCGGCATTAAGCCGTTTTTTTATGCGGAGCAAGGAGATCGCACGTTTTTCGCTTCGGAAAAGAAAAGCATCTTGCTGGCCCTCAGACAGGAATCGCCAAACGGTGATTCCCTGCAGCATTATTTAACATTCCAATATGTCCCTGAGCCGCTGACGATGTCGGCCGGCATTTACAAGCTGGAGCCGGGGCATTATCTCAAGAAAAAAGTCGGAAAACCGCTCACCATTCATCGTTATTGGAAGGCATCCTTCGAGCCCATTCGCCAATCGGAAGAGGAGCTTGTAAAGAAAATCCGCGATGCGCTGTTTGATTCGGTCAACGTCCATATGCGCAGCGATGTGCCGGTCGGTGCGTTTTTGTCGGGAGGCATTGATTCATCGTTCATCGTCGCCATCGCGAAACAATTCCATCCGCACCTGAAGACATTTTCCGTCGGGTTTGAGCGGGAAGGGTTCAGTGAAATCGATGTCGCAAAAGAAACCGCAGAGAAGCTTGGGGTAGACAACATTAGCTATGTCATCTCACCGCAGGAGTATATGGAAGAGCTGCCGAAAATTATGTGGCATATGGACGATCCGCTTGCCGATCCTGCGGCTGTGCCGCTGTATTTTGTCGCTCGTGAGGCGAGAAAGCATGTCACGGTTGTGCTTTCCGGCGAGGGGGCGGACGAGCTGTTTGGCGGCTACAACATTTACCGCGAACCAGAGTCGTTGCGGCTGTTTGCGCGCATGCCAAACATCGTAAAAGCGGTGTTGCGGGTGATCGCGAAGATGCTTCCGGACGGAATGAAAGGAAAAAGCTTTTTGGAGCGCGGAACGACGCCGCTTGAAGAACGGTATGTCGGCAATGCGAAAATCTATAGCGAAAAGGAAAAAGCGGCGTTGCTCAAAACGTACCAAGAGGGGCGCGAATATACGGCGGTGACGGCTCCTTTTTACCGCGAAACGCTTCATTACCCACCCGTCAACCGGATGCAGTATATTGATCTTCATACATGGCTAAGGGGCGATATTTTAGTCAAAGCGGACAAAATGACGATGGCCCATTCGCTTGAGCTGCGCGTTCCCTTTTTAGACAAAAAGGTATTTGAGGTTGCTAGGCAAATCGCCCCTGACATGAAAACAGCCAACGGCACGACGAAATATATTTTGCGCAAAGCGGCCGAGGGCATCGTACCGGATCATGTGTTAAACCGGAAAAAATTAGGGTTTCCCGTGCCGATTCGCCACTGGCTGAAAAACGAAATGTATGACTGGGCGAGACAGCTCATCAACGAAAGCGAAACTGATCATCTGTTCCATAAGGACGTGCTCTATCGGCTGCTGGATGAACATGCCCGCCACAAGGCGGATCATAGCCGCAAGCTGTGGACGGTCTTGGCGTTTATGGTTTGGCATCAAGTCTATGTGGAAAAGAAGTACGATTTTGCTCAATCCGTACAAAACGAGAAGCGGCCAGCGTCTGTTTTGGAGGCGTAG
- a CDS encoding ATP-binding cassette domain-containing protein: MGYRPQISPAHQEWAVETHELVKTFGDHRAVDGLNLRVRAGTIYGVLGPNGAGKTTTIRMLATLLRPDAGSAQIFGYDVVKQPQVVRQLIGVTGQYASVDETLSATENLMIFSRLLGLSRTEARRKTSELLEEFGLTEAAKRPLKHFSGGMRRRLDLAASLIAQPPLIFLDEPTTGLDPRTRNQMWETIRRLVNMGTTVLLTTQYLQEADELADRIAVIDHGRVVAEGTPDELKASIGQSSLQVKLQHPGEIETAKRIIERVLHVRPTVSLETGNITAPMADPDHVTDLLVALRQEGIHLTELSVQKPTLDEVFLTITGHGVEKRADESNDVREEAMR, encoded by the coding sequence ATGGGATACAGACCCCAAATCTCACCCGCCCATCAAGAGTGGGCAGTGGAAACACACGAATTGGTGAAAACCTTTGGCGACCACCGGGCCGTGGACGGTCTCAATTTGCGTGTGCGCGCGGGCACCATCTATGGTGTGCTGGGCCCCAATGGAGCCGGCAAGACAACGACAATCCGAATGTTAGCGACGTTATTGCGCCCGGACGCCGGTTCCGCCCAAATTTTTGGGTACGACGTCGTCAAACAACCGCAAGTCGTCCGGCAATTGATTGGTGTCACCGGTCAATACGCCTCTGTTGACGAAACGCTCAGCGCAACAGAGAATCTAATGATCTTTTCTAGGCTTCTGGGACTGAGCCGAACAGAAGCAAGGCGAAAAACAAGCGAATTATTGGAGGAATTTGGTTTGACAGAAGCAGCCAAGCGCCCATTGAAACATTTCTCTGGCGGTATGCGCCGGCGTCTGGATCTCGCCGCCAGCCTCATTGCCCAGCCGCCGCTCATTTTTCTTGACGAACCGACCACCGGACTCGACCCGCGCACGCGCAATCAAATGTGGGAAACGATCCGGCGCTTGGTGAATATGGGAACAACGGTGCTGCTGACAACCCAATATTTACAAGAAGCGGACGAATTGGCAGACCGCATCGCCGTAATTGATCACGGCCGAGTCGTCGCTGAAGGGACACCCGATGAACTCAAGGCGTCCATCGGTCAATCGTCATTGCAAGTCAAGCTGCAACATCCTGGAGAGATCGAAACGGCCAAGCGCATCATTGAGCGCGTTCTCCATGTTCGGCCGACGGTATCCTTAGAAACCGGGAACATCACGGCGCCGATGGCCGATCCAGACCATGTGACGGACCTGCTTGTCGCTTTGCGTCAAGAGGGCATCCACTTAACCGAGTTAAGTGTGCAAAAACCAACCCTCGATGAGGTCTTTCTGACCATTACCGGCCATGGAGTGGAAAAACGTGCAGATGAATCCAATGATGTAAGGGAGGAAGCGATGAGATGA
- a CDS encoding ABC transporter permease, with product MKPVSPQLEVKRQQKNRTSVSQAVRNSLTMAYRGLLKVRRTPEQLFDVTFQPIIFTLMFTYIFGGAIAGNVHNYLPMIIPGILIQTLIGASVTSGVQLRDDMDKGVFDRFKSLPIARIAPLAGALLADVVRYVIATTLTFVMGFLIGYRPEGGIASVALAGVFAIGCAWAVSWIFAFFGVIARHAAAVQGISMLALFPLMFVSNAFVPVKTMPDWLQWIAKVNPISHMIAAVRELTNHGTIGTDFVLSLLGAAAIVAIFAPITVRVYMRRA from the coding sequence ATGAAACCAGTGTCTCCTCAATTGGAGGTCAAACGCCAACAGAAAAACCGTACAAGCGTTTCCCAAGCTGTACGAAATTCGCTGACGATGGCCTATCGTGGTTTGTTGAAGGTGCGGCGCACACCCGAACAATTATTTGACGTCACTTTTCAGCCGATTATCTTCACCTTGATGTTTACCTACATCTTTGGTGGAGCCATCGCGGGGAATGTTCATAACTACTTGCCCATGATCATTCCCGGCATTCTCATCCAAACGTTGATCGGGGCTTCCGTCACTTCAGGAGTTCAACTTCGCGATGATATGGATAAAGGCGTGTTCGACCGCTTTAAATCGCTGCCGATCGCCCGCATCGCTCCGTTGGCTGGGGCGTTATTAGCCGATGTAGTCCGCTATGTCATCGCCACCACCCTGACGTTTGTCATGGGATTTCTTATCGGCTACCGTCCGGAAGGAGGGATCGCCAGTGTGGCGCTTGCGGGCGTTTTCGCCATTGGATGCGCGTGGGCCGTCAGCTGGATCTTTGCCTTCTTCGGCGTCATTGCCCGTCATGCGGCCGCTGTACAGGGAATCTCCATGCTGGCGTTGTTCCCACTGATGTTTGTATCGAATGCGTTCGTGCCGGTCAAGACGATGCCCGATTGGCTACAATGGATTGCCAAAGTCAATCCCATTTCCCATATGATCGCGGCCGTCCGCGAGTTGACGAATCACGGAACGATAGGCACCGATTTCGTCCTCTCCTTGCTCGGCGCGGCAGCCATTGTTGCGATCTTTGCTCCGATCACCGTTCGTGTCTATATGCGCCGCGCATAA